The window AATGATTGCTTTTTGTTGCAGTAATTTAATCAAGTTGACTGCAACGAAAGTTTGGCTTGATCCGGATTCACTTGATAAATTTTTTATCAAACATTTTGGAGCGGTGAATATGCTTGCTTATAAGATTAACATGACAGAAAGGGAAAATGCAGAGTTGTCAAAAAAAATTACCGATTACTTCTCTCATAATTTTAAAAGAATATAAAGTTAAGGCTTCCTTCCGACGAACGATCATTTCCCATTTCGGGCCAGAGTCAACCAGTGTCTTAGCCCCATTTATCCCGCAGCACATTCCCTCCAGCCATTTTCTGAAAAGGCAAAAGAAGCACCTACCCACCTCTGGTATTGGATGTCCCCAAAACGCTTCGTTGGAAGCCTTATCTCCTGTTTGCGGTACTGGACTACCCCACGGAGTTGTTATACGGCAGCCGATAGCGTTTTTTACTGAGCGTATAGTGGATAGTATTAGGATTGTGATGATGGCAGAAATGTTTTTTAAGGGGTTATTTCTTCCGATTATATTGACTACTACTGATATATATTTGGTTTACAGTCGTTTAAGCACTTCTTTGAATCGAAAAGGTTGTTTTAAACCCTCCGGAATCTGGAAAACCCCGAAAAGCGGAAAACAGCACCTTTCAAGTTCCCGTATTGACCGAACCCCAAAACACCTCATACAATCCATCTAACTCCTCCCCTGACGTACCAAAGTACCTCCCGAACACGATAGTGCTTCCAGCACACCCGTTTGTTGCCTCTAATCTAGATTATCAGGGCGGGCTATATCCTGCCGGAACAGATTCCGGTGCTTTTGCTACATAAACTTGGATTTTTACTAATATTGGGGAATAATACTTTCTGATACCCTCGGTTTTAATGTTATTCTGGTATGTCCAATGATTTAGAGGTAAAACCAGGTATGTGGTGGACACGGGGCTTCTTTCAGGAATGCCTTCTTGAATTGAATCTCTTAATCCTTAAATGATTTAGATTAAAACGAAGAATAACTATGTTCGAACAAACCTTCAAAAACATCGACGACATCCTTCACAAGGATGCGGGATGTGGGAGTGAACTGGATTACGTGGAACAAACATCCTGGGTCTTGTTCCTGAAGTATCTCGATGACCTGGAACGAGACAAGAAGACGGCGGCCGAACTTTCGGGGAAGGCTTACACCGCCATTATCAAACCCGAATTTCAATGGACGAAGTGGGCTGCGCCCAAGACCAAGGATGGCAAGCTCGATCACCAGAAGGCCCTGACGGGCGACGATCTGGAAGAGTTCGTGAACAACAAGTTGTTTCCTTATCTCAAGAAATTCAAGACCGACGCGGAAAGCGCGGATACCATCGAATACAAAATCGGGGAGATCTTCAGCGAACTGAAAAATCGGATTCAAAGCGGATACAACCTGCGGGAAGTGATCAACCGCATTGATGAACTGCGCTTCCGGACCCATGCCGAAAAGCACGAGATGAGTCACCTCTACGAGGGGAAGATCCAGAACATGGGCAACGCGGGACGTAATGGCGGCGAATATTACACGCCTCGTCCGCTCATCAAGACCATCGTAAAAGTAGTGGCACCTGAAATCGGGCAGAAGATTTACGACGGCGCCGCGGGTTCGGCGGGATTCCTTGTGGAAGCTTTTGAATACTTGAAGCAGAGCCGTAAACTCTCCACTTCCGATGTGACTACGCTTCAGAAAAAAACATTTTACGGCAAGGAAAAAAAATCCCTGGCTTATATCATCGGAATCATGAACATGATTCTGCACGGTATCGAAGCGCCGAATATCGTACACACGAATACGCTCACCGAAAACCTCAGCGACATACAGGAGAAAAACCGCTTCGATATTATCCTGGCAAATCCTCCCTTCGGCGGAAAGGAACGCGCCGAAGTACAACAGAACTTCCCGATTAAAACCGGCGAAACGGCTTCACTCTTTTTGCAACACTTCATTAAGATGTTGAAGGCGGGAGGGAAAGCCGGCATTATTATTAAGAACACCTTCCTCAGCAATACCGACAACGCCTCCATCAGCCTGCGCAAACTGCTTTTGGAAAGTTGCACGCTGCATACCGTACTTGATTTGCCGGGCGGAACATTTACGGGTGCCGGAGTGAAAACCGTTGTCTTGTTCTTTGAAAAAGGTGCGCCGACGAAGAAAACATGGTTCTACCAGCTCAACCTTGACAGGAACTTAGGAAAGACGAATCCTCTCAACGAAAACGACCTTGCCGACTTTGTTAAACTCCAAAAGACAAAAGCAAACAGCGAAAATTCATGGACGGTAAATGTAAAAGACATCGACCAAACCACCTTCGACTTGAGCGTGAAGAACCCAAACAAAAAGGAAGAAGCTACGCTTCGTGAGCCGCAGAAAATATTAGAGGAGATGAAAGCCCTCGATGAGGAGAGTGCGGAGATTTTGAACTCAATTTCTGAATTACTATGAAGCCTGGCTGGGAGTGTAAAAGACTCGGAGAAATGTGCGAAAAAATATCAAGAGGGATTTCTCCAATATATGTAGAGAAGAATGGTGTTGTTGTTCTCAATCAAAAATGCATTCGAGATCATAAATTAAATTTCGAACCCGCAAGGAGACATGACGATACAAGTAAACCTGTGGGTTCTGATAAGTTTATAAGGATTGGCGATGTTTTAGTCAATTCAACTGGGGAAGGAACTCTTGGGAGAGTTGCTCAAGTTAAAAATTTGCCTTTTGATAGAATAACAGTTGATTCGCATGTTTCAATAGTGCGTCCACTTAAAGATAAGTTTTACCTCGATTTTTTCGGCTATGCTTTAATTTATATAGAAAATGAAATAGAGAAAAGTGGTGCTGGTGCCAGCGGCCAAACTGAACTAGCAAGATCAGTATTAGAAAATCAATTCAATCTTACCTACCCAATACATCTCCTCGAACAAAAACGCATCGTCTCCATCTTAGACCAAGCCTTCGCCGCCATCGACAAAGCTAAAGCGAATGCGGAGAAAAATCTGAAGAATGCGAGGGAGGTGTTTGAGAGTTATTTGCAGGGGGTGTTTGAGAATAAAGGCGACGATTGGAAGGAGAAAACACTAGGAGAGGTTTGTGAATTTCGCAATGGGCAAGCGCACGAACAACATATTGATGAAAAGGGAAAGTACATTCTTGTGAATTCCAAGTTCATTTCTTCTGATGGCGAAAAAGGTAAGCGAACAAATAATGCTCTCTCTCCTTTGTTTATAGGAGACATTGTCTTTGTAATGAGTGATGTTCCCAACGGCAAAGCACTTGCTAAGTGTTTTTTAATTGATAAAAATGACACCTACACATTAAATCAACGAATTGGAGCTATTTGTTCAAAGGTGTTTGATAATGATTTTTTAGTTTACCAGTTTAATAGACATAAATATTTGTTGAGTTTCAATAATGGAGAAAATCAAACAAATTTGCGTAAAAACGACATCTTGAATTGTCCCTTATACATTCCCCAACTCGCGGAACAAAAAACTATTGTGAAAAAACTCGATGATCTTTCCTCTGAGACAAAAAAGCTGGAAGTTATTTACCAAAATAAAATCACTGATTTGGAAGAATTAAAAAAATCCATCCTCCAAAAGCCTTTTCCGGAGAATTGAAAACAGATAAAGTTATAGCAGTATGACAACTAAGCAAAATAATTTCTTCAATGAGCCGGCCGGGGAATGGGGCGGTCCATGGACGGAAAAGAAGCTGGAAGCTTTTTCAAAGTATGTATCGTCCTACCTTATCATTATGAAGAAAAATCCATTTTGGAAAACCATTTATTTTGATGGTTTTGCCGGAAGCGGCACCAGGGAAATGCAAACTAATTCAGAAATTTATAAACAACTTAAAATTACTGAAGAAGAAGAAAGAACCTACAAGGGAGCTGCTGAACAAGTGCTTGGATTGCAGGGTTTAGGTTTTGACTATTACTATTTCATTGATAAAAAGGAAGAGTCGCTTAATAAGCTAGCTGCAAAACTCGGTGATAGATTTATAGAGAAGAAAATAGTTTACAGGCCTGGAGACGCAAATCTTCAAATTTCTGAACTTGCAAAGGCATTAAAGACAAACGAATTTGCTGCCCTTGTTTTTCTTGATCCTTTTGGAATGCAGATAGATTGGTCTTCTATTGCAGATTTAGAAGGAACCCGATCTGATGTTTGGATTTTAATTCCTACCGGTGTTATTGTTAACCGTCTGCTTGACAGGGCGTGCAAGTTGGAATTCAGCGATAAACTTGAATCATTTTTTGGTTTGCCGATTGAAGAAATAAAATCATATTTCTACAAATCAGAGATAAGGCCTACGTTGTTTGGTGAAGAAGAAATTATTACGAAAGTATCACAACCTATTGAAAAGATTGCACGCTTGTATGCTGAAAGAATGAAAACTATCTGGCAATATGTAACGGAAGAGCCGATGGTATTGAAGAATCGGAATGGTGTACCACTATTTCATTTTGTTTTTGCTTCCAATAATAGGAATGCGAAGAAAATTGCGAAAGAGATAATCCAAAATATTTAGAAAATGGCACAAACTAGCATCGAATGGACTGAACTTACCTGGAACCCGACAACAGGTTGCACCAAAATATCTGCCGGATGCAAATTCTGCTATGCAGAAGTAATGTCAAAACGACTTCAGGCAATGGGAGTTCAAAAATACAAAGACGCTTTCGAGGTTCGCACACATCCAGAGAATTTGAACATTCCTTATACCTGGAAAAAGGCTAAAATCGTTTTCGTGAATTCGATGAGTGATCTGTTTCACGAAGACATTCCACTTACATTTATCAGGAAAGTATTCGATGTAATGAATGACAATCCGCAACATGTTTTTCAAGTGCTGACAAAAAGAGCGGAACGTCTTTTTACCGTTCACAATCAGTTAAAATGGACACACAATATCTGGATGGGCGTTTCTGTTGAAAGCGAAAAAGTAGTTGACCGTATTGACTTTCTTCGTAAGACAAATGCCAGAGTAAAATTTCTATCCTGCGAACCGTTGATTGCTCCATTACCAAACATGAATTTGAAGAATATTGATTGGGTAATTGTAGGCGGTGAAAGCGGACAAAGTCCCAGACCAATGAATGCCGACTGGGTTTTAGATATACAAGAACAATGTGCAATTGCTGATGTCGCATTCTTTTTCAAACAATGGGGGGGCAGAAATAAAAAAGCGAATGGTAGATTGCTGAACGGCAGAACTTATGACGAGATGCCAGAAACTGAACTTCAATTAAGTGTATAAATTATGAACGAATCCGAAACCCGTGCCGAACTCATCGACCCCTGGCTAAAAGCTTGTGGTTGGGGAGTTGTGGAGGGTTCTAGAATTTTAAGAGAATTTCCTATCACCGCCGGAAAGATTCAGGTGGGGAGCGGTCGTGGCAAGAAACTCACCGCGGATTACGTATTGGTGTACAAAGGAATTAAACTCGCCGTTGTCGAAGCCAAGAGTGATGAATTGGAAGTTGGCGAAGGTGTGGCGCAGGCCAAACAATACGCGGAGAAACTGAAGCTGAACATCACCTATTCCACCAATGGAAAAGAGATTTACAAAATCTCGATGGACACGGGCAAGGAAGCGCTGGTAAAACAGTTTCATTCTCCGGAAGAATTGTGGAACCTCACGTATGCCAAAGAAAATGAGTGGAGAGAAAAATTCTCGGAGGTTCCTTACGAAGACAAAGGCGGGACATGGCAACTTCGTTATTACCAGGAACTGGCCGTAAAGAATACACTGGAAGCCATCGCCAATAACAAAAACAGAATCCTGCTCACCCTCGCCACCGGAACAGGAAAGACAGCCATTGCATTCCAGATCGCATGGAAACTTTATCAGTCACGCTGGAACCTTTTACGCGACGGCAAACGCAGACCGAGAATCCTCTTTCTCGCCGATCGGAACATTCTGGCGGATCAGGCTTACAATGCTTTCTCGGCTTTTCCCGAAGATGCCCTGGTGCGGATCAAGCCCAAAGAGATCACAAAAAAAGGAGGCGTGCCCACTAACGGCAGCATCTTCTTTACCATTTTCCAGACCTTCATGAGCGGCACCGACAAAGAAGGCAAACCCGCTCCATACTTCGGCGAATACCCCAAAGACTATTTCGATTTTATCGTCATCGACGAATGTCACCGCGGCGGCGCAAACGACGAAGGAAACTGGAGAGCCATCCTGGAATATTTCTCTCCCGCCGTTCAGCTGGGTCTTACCGCAACGCCTAAACGTCAGGACAACGTAGATACTTACAAATATTTCGGAGAACCCGTCTATGTCTACTCGCTGAAAGAAGGCATCAACGACGGCTTCCTCACGCCTTTCAAAGTCAAACGCATCCAAACCACCCTCGACGATTACATCTACACCAGCGATGACACCATCATCGAAGGCGAGATCGAAGAGGGAAAACTTTATACCGAAACAGATTTCAACCGCATTATTGAAATTAAAGAACGCGAAGCAAAGCGTGTGAAGATTTTTCTTGATCAGGTCAATCAGAACGAGAAGACCATCATCTTCTGCGCTAATCAGGAACACGCCGCCGCCATTCGCGATCTGGTGAATCAATATAAGAAAAGCACGAACCCGAATTACTGCGTGCGAGTCACCGCGAACGACGGCGAAATCGGCGAGCAGTTTCTCCGCGAGTTTCAGGACAACGAGAAAACCATACCGACTGTTCTCACCACTTCTCAAAAACTCTCCACCGGAGTTGATGCCCGGAATATCCGGAATATCGTATTAATGCGCCCAATCAATTCCATGATTGAGTTTAAGCAAATTGTAGGACGGGGAACACGATTATTTGACGGCAAAGAATTTTTCACGATTTACGATTATGTTGACGCCTATAGATTGTTCGCCGACCCGGCTTGGGATGGAGATACCCTTCCATGTGAAGTTTGTGGCAAAGTGG of the Bacteroidota bacterium genome contains:
- a CDS encoding DEAD/DEAH box helicase family protein, with the protein product MNESETRAELIDPWLKACGWGVVEGSRILREFPITAGKIQVGSGRGKKLTADYVLVYKGIKLAVVEAKSDELEVGEGVAQAKQYAEKLKLNITYSTNGKEIYKISMDTGKEALVKQFHSPEELWNLTYAKENEWREKFSEVPYEDKGGTWQLRYYQELAVKNTLEAIANNKNRILLTLATGTGKTAIAFQIAWKLYQSRWNLLRDGKRRPRILFLADRNILADQAYNAFSAFPEDALVRIKPKEITKKGGVPTNGSIFFTIFQTFMSGTDKEGKPAPYFGEYPKDYFDFIVIDECHRGGANDEGNWRAILEYFSPAVQLGLTATPKRQDNVDTYKYFGEPVYVYSLKEGINDGFLTPFKVKRIQTTLDDYIYTSDDTIIEGEIEEGKLYTETDFNRIIEIKEREAKRVKIFLDQVNQNEKTIIFCANQEHAAAIRDLVNQYKKSTNPNYCVRVTANDGEIGEQFLREFQDNEKTIPTVLTTSQKLSTGVDARNIRNIVLMRPINSMIEFKQIVGRGTRLFDGKEFFTIYDYVDAYRLFADPAWDGDTLPCEVCGKVVCECEGKTVTQREPCKVCGKSPCICIQDTPPPCYKCGESPCVCDKKVKIKIKLKDGKEREIQHMISTSFWSSDGKPISAAEFMESLFGKLPELFKSEAELRKIWSNPLTRKTLLEKLEEAGFGKDDLLTLQKLVNLEKSDLFDVLDYVFNSEAKTMTREERVAASQATIFALLNNKQKEFIEFVLSKYIESGVEELDQEKLPILLTNKYQSLEDAKDVLGEAVEISSLFVGFQKYLYEQKVA
- a CDS encoding N-6 DNA methylase, whose amino-acid sequence is MFEQTFKNIDDILHKDAGCGSELDYVEQTSWVLFLKYLDDLERDKKTAAELSGKAYTAIIKPEFQWTKWAAPKTKDGKLDHQKALTGDDLEEFVNNKLFPYLKKFKTDAESADTIEYKIGEIFSELKNRIQSGYNLREVINRIDELRFRTHAEKHEMSHLYEGKIQNMGNAGRNGGEYYTPRPLIKTIVKVVAPEIGQKIYDGAAGSAGFLVEAFEYLKQSRKLSTSDVTTLQKKTFYGKEKKSLAYIIGIMNMILHGIEAPNIVHTNTLTENLSDIQEKNRFDIILANPPFGGKERAEVQQNFPIKTGETASLFLQHFIKMLKAGGKAGIIIKNTFLSNTDNASISLRKLLLESCTLHTVLDLPGGTFTGAGVKTVVLFFEKGAPTKKTWFYQLNLDRNLGKTNPLNENDLADFVKLQKTKANSENSWTVNVKDIDQTTFDLSVKNPNKKEEATLREPQKILEEMKALDEESAEILNSISELL
- a CDS encoding restriction endonuclease subunit S gives rise to the protein MKPGWECKRLGEMCEKISRGISPIYVEKNGVVVLNQKCIRDHKLNFEPARRHDDTSKPVGSDKFIRIGDVLVNSTGEGTLGRVAQVKNLPFDRITVDSHVSIVRPLKDKFYLDFFGYALIYIENEIEKSGAGASGQTELARSVLENQFNLTYPIHLLEQKRIVSILDQAFAAIDKAKANAEKNLKNAREVFESYLQGVFENKGDDWKEKTLGEVCEFRNGQAHEQHIDEKGKYILVNSKFISSDGEKGKRTNNALSPLFIGDIVFVMSDVPNGKALAKCFLIDKNDTYTLNQRIGAICSKVFDNDFLVYQFNRHKYLLSFNNGENQTNLRKNDILNCPLYIPQLAEQKTIVKKLDDLSSETKKLEVIYQNKITDLEELKKSILQKPFPEN
- the tcmP gene encoding three-Cys-motif partner protein TcmP, yielding MTTKQNNFFNEPAGEWGGPWTEKKLEAFSKYVSSYLIIMKKNPFWKTIYFDGFAGSGTREMQTNSEIYKQLKITEEEERTYKGAAEQVLGLQGLGFDYYYFIDKKEESLNKLAAKLGDRFIEKKIVYRPGDANLQISELAKALKTNEFAALVFLDPFGMQIDWSSIADLEGTRSDVWILIPTGVIVNRLLDRACKLEFSDKLESFFGLPIEEIKSYFYKSEIRPTLFGEEEIITKVSQPIEKIARLYAERMKTIWQYVTEEPMVLKNRNGVPLFHFVFASNNRNAKKIAKEIIQNI
- a CDS encoding phage Gp37/Gp68 family protein, which codes for MAQTSIEWTELTWNPTTGCTKISAGCKFCYAEVMSKRLQAMGVQKYKDAFEVRTHPENLNIPYTWKKAKIVFVNSMSDLFHEDIPLTFIRKVFDVMNDNPQHVFQVLTKRAERLFTVHNQLKWTHNIWMGVSVESEKVVDRIDFLRKTNARVKFLSCEPLIAPLPNMNLKNIDWVIVGGESGQSPRPMNADWVLDIQEQCAIADVAFFFKQWGGRNKKANGRLLNGRTYDEMPETELQLSV